In a genomic window of Mucilaginibacter sp. KACC 22063:
- a CDS encoding glycoside hydrolase family 3 N-terminal domain-containing protein → MRNKTCLLLLVALCAYKNISAQSHDIYHKGWIDFNKNGKKDIFEDPQQPVEKRITDLLAQMTVEEKTCQMATLYGYKRVLKEEMPTESWKHEVWKDGIANIDEELNSLTSYTDNATSQYSYPFSKHASAINTIQKWFVEQTRMGIPVDFTNEGIHGLNHDRATPLPAPIGIGSTWDKQLVRKAGQIVGREAKALGYTNVYAPILDPARDQRWGRVVECYGEDPFHIAELGKQMTLGIQEEGVASTLKHFAVYSVPKGGRDGNTRTDPHVAPREMYQLYLYPFRRVIQEAHPLGVMSSYNDWDGVPVTGSHFFLTELLREKFGFNGYVVSDSEAAEYLFSKHHVAADYKEAVRQVVEAGLNVRTNFTMPQTFIMPLRELIKEGKLSMKTIDARVADVLRVKFKLGLFDQPYVADPKAADKIVHTDADKQFSIQMDRESMVLLKNANNLLPLNKANLKNILVTGPLATETNYAISRYGPSHNPVTNVLDGIKNYVSKGTNVNYAKGCDIIDATWPESEIIETPLTDKEQADINEAVEKAKQADVVIAVVGEDAKRVGESLSRTGLNLPGRQLKLIQALQATGKPVVMVMINGQPLTINWENRFVPAILEAWFPGPESGRVIAETLFGDNNPGGKLPITFPKTVGQIEFNFPFKPASQANQPTSGPNGYGKTSVNGALYPFGYGLSYTTFEYKNLQVSPDKAQNQADISVSVDVTNTGKVKGDEVVQLYLKDKVSSVTTYEYDLRGFERITLAPGETKTVNFVIHPDDMALLDKNMNWTVEPGAFEVMIGSSSEDIRLKKEFVIEE, encoded by the coding sequence ATGAGAAATAAAACCTGCCTGTTACTCCTGGTGGCTTTATGCGCCTATAAAAATATTTCGGCACAAAGTCATGATATTTACCACAAGGGCTGGATAGACTTCAACAAAAATGGCAAGAAGGACATTTTTGAAGATCCGCAGCAGCCTGTGGAAAAACGTATTACCGACTTATTAGCGCAAATGACCGTCGAGGAAAAAACCTGTCAGATGGCTACGCTTTACGGTTACAAAAGGGTTTTAAAAGAGGAAATGCCAACCGAATCATGGAAACACGAGGTTTGGAAAGATGGCATTGCCAACATTGATGAGGAACTAAATAGCTTAACATCTTATACAGATAACGCAACTTCACAATATTCATATCCGTTCAGCAAACATGCTTCGGCAATAAATACCATTCAGAAGTGGTTTGTTGAGCAAACACGGATGGGTATCCCTGTTGACTTCACTAATGAAGGTATCCACGGCCTCAACCATGACCGAGCCACTCCCCTGCCTGCCCCAATTGGTATTGGCAGCACCTGGGACAAGCAACTGGTACGCAAAGCCGGACAAATTGTAGGCCGTGAAGCAAAGGCATTAGGCTATACCAACGTTTACGCTCCGATACTTGACCCCGCCCGCGACCAGCGCTGGGGACGTGTGGTTGAATGTTATGGCGAGGATCCTTTCCATATTGCTGAGTTAGGTAAGCAAATGACACTTGGCATACAGGAAGAGGGCGTTGCTTCCACATTAAAGCACTTTGCAGTTTACAGCGTGCCAAAAGGCGGCCGCGATGGCAATACCCGTACCGATCCGCATGTGGCACCACGCGAAATGTATCAGCTATACCTGTACCCATTTCGCAGGGTGATACAAGAGGCACATCCGCTTGGGGTAATGAGTAGCTATAACGACTGGGATGGCGTACCTGTAACCGGCAGCCACTTTTTCCTGACCGAACTGCTGCGCGAAAAATTTGGATTTAACGGATATGTGGTTTCTGACAGTGAGGCGGCTGAATATCTTTTCAGCAAACATCATGTTGCCGCGGATTACAAAGAGGCGGTGCGCCAGGTAGTAGAAGCCGGGCTTAACGTACGTACCAATTTCACCATGCCGCAAACTTTTATTATGCCTTTGCGCGAATTAATAAAAGAGGGGAAGCTATCTATGAAAACCATTGATGCACGTGTGGCAGATGTACTGCGTGTAAAATTCAAATTAGGTTTGTTTGATCAGCCATATGTTGCTGATCCGAAAGCAGCTGATAAAATCGTGCATACTGATGCCGATAAACAATTCAGCATACAAATGGATCGCGAAAGCATGGTATTGCTTAAAAATGCCAATAACCTGCTTCCGCTTAATAAGGCTAATCTTAAAAATATATTGGTAACCGGTCCTTTAGCTACAGAAACCAACTATGCCATCAGCAGGTACGGGCCATCGCACAACCCGGTTACTAATGTACTTGATGGTATAAAAAACTATGTGAGTAAAGGCACCAATGTAAACTATGCTAAAGGCTGCGATATTATAGATGCTACCTGGCCCGAAAGTGAAATTATTGAAACGCCGCTTACTGATAAAGAACAGGCAGACATTAACGAAGCTGTTGAAAAAGCGAAACAGGCTGATGTGGTGATAGCCGTTGTAGGCGAAGACGCTAAACGCGTAGGCGAAAGCTTATCGCGTACAGGGCTTAACCTACCCGGCCGCCAGCTTAAGCTGATACAGGCATTGCAGGCAACAGGCAAACCTGTTGTAATGGTAATGATTAACGGGCAGCCGCTTACCATCAATTGGGAAAACCGTTTTGTACCTGCTATTTTAGAGGCATGGTTCCCAGGTCCGGAAAGCGGAAGGGTAATAGCCGAAACTTTATTTGGCGACAACAACCCTGGCGGCAAACTCCCTATTACGTTTCCAAAAACCGTTGGCCAAATCGAGTTTAACTTTCCTTTCAAGCCAGCTTCACAGGCTAACCAGCCAACATCGGGCCCTAATGGCTACGGTAAAACCAGCGTTAACGGGGCGCTTTATCCATTTGGCTATGGTTTAAGCTATACCACCTTCGAATATAAAAACTTACAGGTATCACCGGACAAAGCCCAAAACCAGGCTGATATCAGCGTAAGTGTTGATGTAACCAATACAGGCAAGGTAAAGGGTGATGAAGTAGTACAACTATACCTGAAAGATAAGGTAAGCAGTGTTACTACATACGAATATGACCTGCGTGGTTTTGAACGCATAACCCTTGCCCCCGGCGAAACCAAAACGGTAAACTTTGTAATTCATCCTGATGATATGGCCCTGCTGGATAAAAACATGAACTGGACTGTTGAACCCGGAGCCTTTGAGGTAATGATCGGCAGCTCATCAGAAGATATCAGGCTTAAAAAAGAATTTGTTATAGAAGAATAA
- a CDS encoding NUDIX hydrolase has protein sequence MQKYTGQKRMLVAVDCIVFGFDGNNIKLLLVKRAIDPHKGKWSMMGGFLQPDETPDNAANRVLELRTGLKDIYLEQMHVFGKPDRDPVERTLSVAYFALIDIHKYEKQLNEEYHAEWFLLTEVPPLIFDHEEMLRMAKKQLRYKAALHPILFNLLPDKFTVPQLQALYEGIYQAKFDDRNFSRKVLSTGLLIKLDEKDKQSSKKGAFYYRLNQQEYLENFESFLNFVPNPDKLLTDKS, from the coding sequence ATGCAAAAATACACTGGCCAAAAAAGAATGCTCGTCGCTGTAGACTGCATTGTTTTTGGCTTCGACGGAAACAACATTAAATTACTCCTGGTTAAACGAGCCATTGATCCGCATAAAGGTAAATGGAGTATGATGGGCGGCTTTTTACAACCCGATGAAACACCTGACAATGCAGCCAACCGGGTACTTGAACTGCGCACAGGGCTTAAAGATATTTACCTGGAACAAATGCATGTTTTTGGCAAACCCGATCGTGACCCAGTAGAGCGTACACTCTCTGTAGCATACTTTGCTTTAATTGACATTCATAAATACGAAAAGCAGTTGAATGAGGAATACCATGCCGAATGGTTTTTACTGACAGAAGTGCCGCCTTTAATTTTTGACCACGAAGAAATGCTGCGAATGGCAAAAAAACAATTGCGTTATAAGGCTGCGCTGCATCCAATTTTGTTTAACCTGTTGCCCGATAAATTTACTGTACCGCAATTGCAGGCACTTTATGAGGGTATTTATCAAGCCAAGTTTGACGATCGTAATTTCAGCCGTAAGGTTTTGTCAACCGGTTTGTTAATTAAGCTTGATGAAAAGGATAAGCAGTCATCAAAAAAAGGCGCGTTTTATTACCGGTTAAACCAGCAGGAGTATCTGGAAAACTTTGAGTCATTTTTGAATTTTGTCCCTAACCCAGATAAACTGTTAACCGATAAATCATAA
- a CDS encoding sensor histidine kinase, whose product MKKFLLFVSLILCCASVFAADTLVIHNNESKLIPNTTFTQLEDPDGTLTFYDVLKSNSFHKVNQPLPHINYTTSVIWLKLTLKNKTTQPYLPVSIRSSVIDEFDLYYLNASKQPVRLVADYPHLSLSQLEQNTTHVNFVILPDSSKTIYLRVKSNGTTVLPVEVYSATSFMKSVNFQNLVIGAFMGVIVIMAVYNLVLFFIVGDISYVYYVLYIIFLGLTQILLRGYGTNLISGDKQVINDIVLPVCRVCFGFSILFFVYEFLQIKQQGNIILWSYRAMFAIYTLPLLTLMAGFIHLTYTLIAFSALTTSIFLLVIGSMLYFKGFKPAKYFMFGWTLFFLSIITSIARSQGFVIYNTLTVNIILYGSALELILFSAALADKINFYRQQISESQIAALAIAVENEKLITQQNILLENKVSERTRELIQSNQNLSRSIENLKAAQTKLVETEKMASLGQLTAGIAHEINNPINFVSASVNPLRMDFVEIFELIDKYVAFERVPDNTELQKDVAQYRKKIDVDFVKDEITTLLDGIEEGAGRTKEIVDSLRTFSRTDEQSLKPADINKAVLSTLVILRSTTPAYISITPVLDKLPLINCYPGKIGQVLINLITNSIHAIESKPVHNDENILIITTDHENHISIVIRDTGIGISDDVKQHIFDPFYTTKDVGEGTGLGLSIVFGIIEKHKGKIEVQSEPGMGATFLISLPKDLS is encoded by the coding sequence ATGAAAAAGTTTCTGTTGTTCGTTTCTCTTATCCTATGCTGTGCATCTGTTTTTGCTGCTGATACATTGGTTATTCATAACAACGAATCAAAACTTATTCCTAATACTACATTCACCCAGTTAGAAGATCCGGACGGTACGCTTACTTTTTATGATGTATTAAAAAGCAATTCATTTCATAAGGTTAATCAGCCTTTACCGCATATTAATTACACCACCTCTGTTATTTGGTTAAAGCTTACTCTTAAAAATAAAACTACGCAACCCTATCTCCCGGTCAGCATCCGCAGCAGTGTAATTGATGAATTTGACCTGTATTACCTCAATGCCAGCAAACAGCCTGTCAGGCTTGTGGCCGATTACCCGCACCTCAGCTTAAGCCAGTTGGAACAAAATACTACGCACGTCAACTTCGTTATCCTACCCGATTCCAGCAAAACCATATATCTGCGTGTAAAAAGTAACGGGACTACAGTTTTACCGGTAGAGGTTTACAGTGCCACTTCGTTTATGAAAAGCGTCAATTTCCAAAACCTGGTGATAGGGGCATTCATGGGTGTTATCGTAATTATGGCGGTATACAACCTTGTGCTGTTCTTTATAGTAGGCGATATCAGTTACGTTTATTACGTATTGTATATTATTTTTCTGGGCCTTACACAGATCTTGCTCAGGGGGTACGGTACAAACCTGATCAGCGGTGATAAACAAGTTATTAATGATATTGTACTGCCGGTTTGCCGCGTCTGTTTCGGGTTTTCGATACTGTTTTTTGTATATGAGTTTTTGCAGATCAAGCAGCAGGGGAATATCATTTTATGGAGTTACAGGGCCATGTTTGCAATTTACACATTGCCATTGCTTACCCTGATGGCCGGTTTTATACATCTTACTTATACGCTTATTGCATTCAGTGCTTTAACTACTTCTATATTTCTGCTGGTTATAGGCTCCATGCTTTACTTTAAGGGCTTTAAGCCAGCCAAGTATTTCATGTTCGGGTGGACGTTGTTCTTCCTGTCTATTATTACTTCTATAGCCCGTTCACAGGGGTTTGTGATATACAATACACTTACGGTTAATATTATTTTATATGGTTCGGCGCTGGAGCTTATTTTGTTTTCGGCTGCACTGGCCGATAAGATCAATTTTTATCGCCAACAGATCAGCGAATCGCAGATTGCTGCTCTTGCCATCGCAGTTGAAAACGAGAAGCTGATTACCCAGCAAAATATCCTGCTTGAAAATAAGGTAAGCGAACGTACCCGCGAACTGATACAAAGCAACCAAAACTTGTCGCGGAGTATCGAGAACTTAAAGGCTGCCCAAACTAAATTGGTGGAAACCGAAAAAATGGCCTCATTGGGGCAGTTAACGGCAGGTATAGCTCATGAGATTAATAATCCTATCAACTTTGTAAGCGCAAGTGTAAATCCGCTGAGGATGGATTTTGTGGAGATTTTTGAGTTAATTGATAAATACGTTGCATTTGAAAGGGTGCCGGATAATACCGAACTGCAAAAAGATGTTGCCCAGTACCGCAAAAAAATAGATGTTGATTTTGTTAAAGATGAAATAACAACACTGCTCGATGGTATTGAAGAAGGAGCGGGCCGAACCAAAGAGATTGTTGACAGCCTGCGCACCTTTAGCCGTACTGATGAGCAAAGCTTAAAGCCGGCCGATATTAATAAAGCAGTGTTGAGTACTCTTGTGATTTTAAGAAGTACTACACCGGCTTACATTTCAATAACTCCTGTATTAGATAAGTTGCCGCTGATCAATTGCTATCCGGGTAAAATAGGACAGGTGCTGATTAACCTGATTACCAATAGTATCCACGCTATTGAAAGCAAACCCGTGCATAATGACGAGAATATCCTGATCATTACTACCGACCACGAAAACCATATCAGCATAGTGATACGGGATACCGGTATTGGCATCAGCGACGATGTGAAGCAACACATATTCGATCCCTTTTATACCACCAAGGATGTTGGAGAGGGTACAGGCTTAGGCTTATCCATTGTGTTTGGAATTATAGAAAAGCACAAAGGGAAAATAGAGGTGCAGTCTGAACCCGGAATGGGGGCAACATTCCTGATATCGTTACCTAAAGACCTGAGCTAA
- a CDS encoding response regulator: MEYGVLYIDDEINNLNSFKAAFRRDFNIFTAQSAKEGRKILDTNEIGVIITDQRMPTMTGIEFLESILPVYPDTIRILLTGFADINAVMDAINRGQVYKYLVKPWQNEELKMYIQNSLEIYHLRKENKELAQKLKLANMELEALMKSQ, translated from the coding sequence ATGGAATACGGCGTATTATATATAGATGATGAAATTAATAATTTGAACAGCTTTAAGGCTGCATTCAGGCGCGATTTCAATATTTTTACGGCACAATCGGCTAAAGAAGGACGAAAGATATTAGACACTAATGAAATTGGTGTAATCATAACCGACCAGCGCATGCCAACCATGACCGGGATCGAATTTTTAGAGTCTATACTGCCCGTTTACCCTGATACCATTCGTATTCTTCTTACTGGCTTTGCTGACATTAACGCCGTTATGGATGCTATTAACCGCGGACAGGTTTATAAATACCTGGTTAAGCCCTGGCAAAATGAAGAGTTGAAAATGTACATTCAAAACTCGCTGGAAATCTATCATTTACGCAAAGAGAATAAAGAGCTTGCCCAAAAACTTAAGCTGGCCAATATGGAGCTTGAAGCTTTAATGAAATCACAATAA
- a CDS encoding gliding motility-associated C-terminal domain-containing protein has product MLWDGRYKGQDLPAGVYYYIINPKSGRKTMSGSITIIR; this is encoded by the coding sequence GTGCTGTGGGACGGGCGTTACAAAGGGCAGGATTTGCCTGCCGGTGTTTATTATTATATTATCAACCCTAAAAGCGGCCGCAAAACCATGAGCGGCTCTATCACAATTATCAGATAA
- a CDS encoding PorP/SprF family type IX secretion system membrane protein — MNKCFKLILLLMLFSHIITAQQRPQYTQYVFNNYLLNPAVGGIENYTDVKAGFRKQWTGLDGAPTTSYLTVNMPLGSNFINGDATAIPAGGGENPMSRSYVQNYMAAEPHHGVGLMVVNDKAGPLTQTNIDATYAYHLGLAPRLNLAVGVSAGIAHMGLNTSMITLENPLDPAIANANTSQWYPDLGAGVWLYSPTYYVGASVQQLLKQTLYFSANNAYNQSQTVPHYFLTAGIKLFVSDDITFMPSIMFKVIKPVPNTFDITGKFAFRERFWLGGAYRRNDSVAGLIGFNISSFLSFGYSYDFTTSNLNTVSNGTHEFILGILLNNRYKVSCPMRSF; from the coding sequence ATGAATAAGTGCTTTAAACTAATCCTGCTGCTAATGCTGTTTTCGCACATAATAACAGCACAGCAACGCCCGCAATATACCCAGTATGTTTTTAACAACTATCTGCTAAACCCAGCCGTTGGCGGTATCGAAAATTATACCGATGTAAAAGCAGGTTTCCGCAAGCAGTGGACCGGCTTAGATGGCGCTCCGACTACATCATACCTCACCGTAAACATGCCTCTGGGTAGTAATTTTATAAACGGTGATGCAACGGCGATACCTGCAGGTGGCGGCGAGAACCCCATGAGCCGTTCTTATGTACAAAATTATATGGCAGCAGAACCGCATCATGGTGTTGGTTTAATGGTTGTAAATGATAAGGCAGGGCCATTAACACAAACCAATATTGATGCTACTTATGCTTATCATCTTGGACTTGCGCCCCGGTTAAACCTGGCAGTGGGCGTATCTGCAGGTATAGCACACATGGGATTAAATACATCAATGATTACGCTGGAAAACCCGTTGGATCCGGCTATTGCAAATGCCAATACCAGCCAGTGGTACCCTGATTTGGGTGCAGGGGTCTGGCTATATTCGCCAACCTATTATGTGGGTGCATCGGTACAGCAACTGCTTAAACAAACATTATATTTTAGCGCTAACAACGCTTATAACCAAAGCCAGACAGTGCCGCATTATTTCCTTACAGCAGGTATAAAACTTTTTGTATCAGATGATATCACCTTTATGCCATCCATCATGTTCAAGGTAATTAAACCGGTTCCCAATACTTTTGATATTACAGGTAAATTTGCCTTTAGGGAGAGGTTCTGGCTTGGCGGCGCTTATCGCCGCAATGATTCTGTGGCCGGGCTTATTGGCTTTAACATCAGCTCGTTTCTCAGTTTCGGCTATTCGTATGATTTTACCACGTCCAACCTTAACACCGTAAGCAACGGAACACACGAGTTTATTTTAGGCATCTTACTAAACAACCGCTACAAGGTATCGTGCCCTATGCGCAGCTTTTAA
- the rpoN gene encoding RNA polymerase factor sigma-54 produces the protein MLKQNLQQKLLQKLSPQQIQFIKLLQVPTVSLDTRIKEELEENPALEDLSLTNLNEPEEQYPDRDPDDDYNSSDDEGGDYDEFNIDDYLQEDNVNEYGSRYDQNGDDEEERKEMPIAIQSSFFESLQAQLDLLPLTDHDFKIGQQIIGSLDDDGYLRRPIMSLTDDLAFSQNVMAEDEEVEEMLKVIQSFDPPGVGARTLQECLLLQLRRKDLTDPVVKKAILVVQNYLDEFTRKHYDKLERSLNMNSDELRAVVNEILKLNPKPGDSNTVNTKQLQVIPDFHIINNDGRLVLTLNAKNAPELRVSRSYQEMFEHYDKASQKDKKMKEAVQFVKQKLDSAKWFIDAIKQRQQTLLKTMNAIMQYQYDFFITGDEKNLRPMILKDIADRIGMDISTVSRVANSKYVQTEHGTYLLKSFFSEAIQTESGEEVSNKEVKKILEECIGGEDKRHPLADEKLTEILKERGYNIARRTVAKYREQMNIPVARLRREV, from the coding sequence ATGTTAAAACAGAATCTTCAGCAAAAACTTTTACAAAAACTTTCCCCGCAGCAAATACAATTCATCAAATTGTTACAGGTGCCTACCGTATCGTTGGATACCCGTATCAAAGAAGAGCTGGAAGAAAACCCTGCGCTTGAAGATTTGAGCCTTACCAACTTAAATGAGCCGGAGGAGCAATACCCCGACCGCGATCCTGATGATGATTACAACAGCAGCGATGATGAGGGTGGTGACTACGATGAGTTCAACATAGACGATTATCTGCAGGAAGATAACGTGAATGAATACGGATCAAGGTATGACCAAAACGGCGACGATGAGGAAGAACGTAAAGAGATGCCTATCGCCATTCAAAGTTCTTTCTTTGAAAGCCTGCAGGCACAATTAGACCTGCTGCCACTTACCGACCATGATTTTAAGATAGGCCAGCAGATCATCGGCAGCCTTGATGATGATGGCTATTTACGAAGGCCTATTATGTCGCTTACGGATGATCTTGCCTTTTCGCAAAATGTTATGGCGGAAGACGAAGAGGTAGAGGAAATGCTGAAGGTAATTCAAAGTTTTGACCCGCCTGGTGTAGGGGCACGTACTTTACAGGAATGCCTTTTGCTTCAGTTGCGCCGTAAAGACCTTACAGATCCGGTTGTTAAAAAAGCCATACTGGTAGTACAAAATTATTTAGACGAGTTTACACGCAAGCACTACGATAAGTTAGAGCGATCATTGAACATGAACTCGGACGAGTTGCGTGCCGTGGTAAACGAAATCTTAAAACTTAACCCCAAGCCGGGCGACTCTAATACTGTAAATACTAAACAGCTTCAGGTAATACCCGATTTCCATATCATTAACAATGATGGCCGTTTGGTACTTACACTAAATGCTAAAAATGCTCCTGAGCTTCGCGTAAGCCGCTCATACCAGGAAATGTTTGAGCATTACGACAAGGCATCGCAAAAGGATAAAAAGATGAAAGAGGCGGTGCAGTTTGTTAAGCAAAAGCTCGACTCGGCCAAATGGTTTATTGATGCCATTAAACAGCGCCAGCAAACGCTGTTAAAAACCATGAATGCCATTATGCAGTACCAGTATGATTTCTTTATTACTGGCGACGAAAAAAATCTGCGCCCGATGATCTTAAAGGATATTGCCGACCGTATTGGTATGGATATATCAACAGTATCGCGTGTGGCCAATTCAAAATACGTGCAAACAGAGCATGGTACCTACCTGCTTAAATCTTTCTTTTCTGAGGCTATACAAACCGAAAGCGGCGAAGAGGTATCTAACAAGGAGGTGAAAAAGATATTGGAAGAGTGTATTGGTGGTGAAGACAAACGTCATCCGCTTGCCGATGAAAAACTCACAGAGATACTTAAAGAACGTGGCTATAATATAGCTCGCCGTACCGTTGCCAAATACCGCGAGCAAATGAATATCCCGGTTGCAAGGTTACGCAGGGAAGTATAA
- the mscL gene encoding large-conductance mechanosensitive channel protein MscL yields the protein MGFIKEFKEFAVKGNVLDLAVAVVIGAAFSKIVSSLVEDIITPAVLTPVLKAAHLSNLSELMIPGTAIKYGNFIAQIISFILIALSLFLIIKAANRFKKKEAVAPTVEPAPTKEEILLTEIRDILAKKPL from the coding sequence ATGGGTTTCATTAAAGAATTTAAGGAGTTTGCTGTTAAAGGAAACGTTTTAGACCTTGCCGTTGCTGTGGTTATTGGTGCCGCATTCAGCAAAATTGTAAGTTCGCTGGTTGAAGATATTATTACGCCTGCAGTTTTAACGCCTGTTTTAAAGGCCGCGCACTTATCAAACCTGAGCGAACTGATGATACCAGGTACAGCCATTAAGTACGGAAACTTTATTGCCCAGATCATATCTTTCATCCTCATTGCCTTATCATTATTTTTAATTATAAAAGCGGCTAACAGATTTAAAAAGAAAGAAGCCGTTGCGCCAACCGTTGAGCCCGCTCCTACTAAAGAAGAAATATTACTTACCGAGATAAGAGATATCCTGGCTAAAAAGCCTTTATAA
- a CDS encoding OmpW/AlkL family protein, producing the protein MKILRLSILGVLLAASLNGFAQQKNELDIRLRAVGILPQESATIGVIGGNVNISNAYIPELDFTYYFAKNFSAELILGTSKHKVHTTGSNLTAIGGPASADVNLGSVWLLPPTLNLQYHLPTGTILKPYVGAGANYTIFYNADKGTTVQGIDYKNKFAFSAQLGTDIDLSKKVFLNIDIKKLFLNTDVTVDASNLTPAGSPSLAPVLRNIGADVKIKPWVVGIGIGYRFN; encoded by the coding sequence ATGAAAATTCTTAGACTATCTATCCTCGGCGTATTATTAGCCGCAAGTTTGAATGGATTTGCACAACAAAAAAATGAATTAGATATACGCCTGCGTGCAGTGGGTATACTTCCGCAAGAAAGTGCGACGATAGGTGTTATAGGTGGCAATGTTAATATCAGCAATGCCTATATTCCTGAACTCGACTTCACTTACTACTTCGCTAAAAACTTCTCGGCCGAACTTATTTTAGGAACGTCAAAACATAAGGTACACACAACAGGGTCAAACCTTACGGCAATAGGCGGCCCTGCGTCTGCAGATGTTAACTTAGGCAGTGTATGGTTGTTGCCGCCTACCTTAAACCTGCAATACCATTTACCCACCGGGACAATTTTAAAACCTTATGTTGGAGCAGGCGCAAATTACACCATCTTTTATAATGCGGATAAAGGAACCACGGTACAGGGCATTGATTACAAAAACAAATTTGCTTTTTCTGCACAACTGGGTACTGATATTGACCTGAGCAAAAAGGTGTTTCTGAACATCGATATTAAAAAGCTTTTCCTCAATACAGATGTTACCGTTGATGCTTCTAACCTAACACCTGCAGGCAGCCCTTCACTGGCGCCTGTGCTGAGAAACATTGGTGCAGATGTTAAAATAAAGCCTTGGGTAGTTGGTATTGGTATTGGCTACAGGTTTAATTAA
- a CDS encoding SRPBCC family protein, with the protein MSNNETKISKDASGNKLIVTKDFNAPLEKVWRAWTESDLLDQWWAPKPWKAETKSLSFTAGGSWRYAMVSPQGEKHWCRVDIKEVVPQKSFKSTALFTDAEGTPTDTAPVMNWHTVFTENGDITSIHVALTFDKPDDLEKIVAMGFKEGFSMGLGNLDELFAAS; encoded by the coding sequence ATGAGCAATAATGAAACTAAAATAAGCAAAGACGCATCGGGTAATAAACTGATTGTTACAAAAGACTTTAATGCACCATTAGAAAAAGTTTGGCGAGCGTGGACAGAAAGCGACCTGCTCGATCAATGGTGGGCACCAAAACCCTGGAAAGCAGAAACCAAAAGTTTAAGCTTTACTGCTGGCGGCTCATGGAGATATGCAATGGTAAGCCCACAAGGCGAAAAGCATTGGTGTAGGGTGGATATAAAAGAAGTAGTTCCGCAGAAAAGCTTTAAGTCTACAGCCTTATTTACCGATGCAGAGGGAACCCCCACTGATACCGCCCCGGTGATGAACTGGCATACCGTATTTACAGAAAATGGCGATATAACAAGTATACATGTAGCACTTACATTTGATAAACCAGATGATTTGGAAAAGATTGTAGCAATGGGCTTCAAAGAAGGTTTCAGCATGGGACTTGGTAACCTTGACGAACTGTTTGCAGCAAGCTAA
- a CDS encoding SRPBCC family protein has translation METPDLSPITVETVVNVPVEKAWEVFTEPEHIKNWAFASDDWHAPYSENDLRTGGKFKNTMAAKDGSFSFDFEGTYTNVETHRLIEYTLGDGRKVSVVFEPQENATKVTETFDPESTNPCEMQQGGWQAILNNYKKQAEASL, from the coding sequence ATGGAAACACCAGATTTAAGCCCGATAACTGTAGAAACAGTAGTAAATGTTCCTGTTGAAAAAGCGTGGGAAGTATTTACCGAACCTGAACATATTAAAAACTGGGCATTTGCCTCAGACGACTGGCATGCACCGTATTCAGAAAATGATTTGCGAACAGGCGGTAAATTTAAAAATACCATGGCCGCTAAAGATGGCAGCTTTAGTTTTGATTTTGAAGGCACTTACACCAATGTAGAAACACACCGGCTTATTGAATATACATTAGGTGATGGCAGAAAGGTAAGCGTAGTGTTTGAACCGCAAGAAAACGCAACAAAGGTGACCGAAACCTTTGATCCTGAAAGCACAAATCCGTGCGAAATGCAGCAAGGTGGCTGGCAGGCCATCTTAAACAATTATAAAAAACAGGCAGAAGCTTCTTTGTAA